A DNA window from Desulfomonilaceae bacterium contains the following coding sequences:
- a CDS encoding branched-chain amino acid aminotransferase: MGTVPRNRTGSQQYDEDSLGFGDIFTDHMLTIECSASEGGWGEARIVKTEDLSLHPAAMVLHYGQQVFEGLKAFSGPKESDILLFRPDMNIARFNRSCERLCIPKLDPKMFMDQMAELLRTDRDWIPRSPGTSLYIRPTAIAMDAHLGVRPSHKYLFFIILSPVGAYYPEGFEPVKIMVTDKYVRAALGGVGEAKTAANYAASLRAAEEAHDLGFTQVLWLNAVDKSSIEEVGTMNIFFRIDDEIVTPELGGTILPGVTRDSVLRLCRSKNMKVSEKVISIDELVSSAKTGKLQEIFGSGTAAVISPVSHFQYLGTDYIVANGKTGPVAKELFDEITDIQLAKRPDPFGWVVNVG, translated from the coding sequence ATGGGAACAGTGCCGAGAAACAGAACAGGGTCCCAACAATATGATGAGGACAGCCTTGGATTTGGCGATATCTTTACGGATCACATGCTCACAATTGAATGTTCCGCGAGTGAAGGGGGATGGGGAGAGGCCAGGATAGTCAAGACAGAAGATTTGAGTTTGCATCCTGCGGCGATGGTGCTGCATTACGGCCAGCAGGTCTTTGAGGGATTGAAGGCTTTTTCAGGCCCAAAAGAGTCGGATATATTGCTATTCAGACCTGATATGAATATAGCCCGCTTTAACAGATCTTGCGAACGCCTGTGTATACCAAAATTAGATCCCAAGATGTTTATGGACCAAATGGCCGAGCTTTTGAGAACGGACCGGGACTGGATACCCAGATCGCCCGGAACATCCTTGTACATTAGACCCACAGCGATTGCCATGGATGCCCATCTTGGAGTAAGACCTTCTCACAAGTACTTATTTTTTATTATTCTTTCACCCGTGGGAGCATATTATCCTGAAGGCTTTGAACCTGTGAAGATAATGGTTACCGATAAATATGTCAGAGCGGCTTTGGGCGGAGTTGGAGAAGCCAAAACAGCGGCAAATTACGCGGCGTCTCTGAGAGCCGCTGAAGAGGCCCATGACCTTGGTTTCACACAAGTTCTCTGGCTCAATGCCGTAGATAAATCCTCTATTGAAGAAGTTGGCACCATGAACATATTTTTCCGGATAGATGATGAAATTGTAACCCCGGAACTTGGAGGTACAATTCTCCCGGGTGTTACCCGTGATTCTGTTTTGCGTCTTTGTAGATCCAAAAATATGAAGGTCTCTGAAAAGGTAATATCCATCGATGAACTGGTGTCATCAGCCAAGACCGGAAAGCTGCAGGAAATCTTTGGATCGGGAACCGCCGCTGTTATTTCACCGGTTAGTCATTTCCAATATTTGGGAACCGACTATATCGTGGCGAACGGAAAAACCGGGCCGGTGGCAAAAGAACTTTTTGATGAAATAACCGACATTCAATTAGCAAAGAGACCCGATCCATTCGGTTGGGTAGTAAACGTCGGGTGA
- a CDS encoding DegQ family serine endoprotease: protein MTRSLYKAKNTLFIPLFALISLSLIFPIQSLAAAPAVLKQLDDAFVQVAEKVKPAVVNISSSKKETVRSSEGAPDLEPFFKNGPFKDFFGQQEPFKKFKKGPGGGREVHPQGMGSGVIISADGLILTNAHVVKDSDEIKVTISDKRSFNATVKGIDVESDIAVVKIDAKDLPIAHLGDSDKLQVGEIVFAIGNPFGLNRTVTSGIVSATGRTNVGIIDYEDFIQTDAAINPGNSGGPLVNIDGDVIGLNTAIATRSGGYQGIGFAIPSNSAKLIMDDLVQHGKVKRGLLGVNIQDMNESLAKSFGRGDAEGALVSQVIEGSPAEKAGIKAGDIILKYNNEVVKGAANLKNIVGREKPGSSATLTIYRDKKTMQIPVKIAERTDKTVASKTGSGSSTAETSNDLGIEIEKTPADVASKMDLKEGQGLLVKDISSDGVGARMGLRSGDVILEVDGATVSDVASFNKAVSEAKKNKVIRLKVQRGKAKIFLASSLD from the coding sequence ATGACTAGGAGCCTCTATAAGGCAAAAAACACACTATTTATTCCTCTTTTCGCACTTATTTCACTTAGTCTTATTTTTCCTATCCAATCTCTCGCCGCAGCTCCGGCCGTTCTTAAACAATTAGATGACGCTTTTGTTCAGGTCGCGGAAAAGGTAAAACCCGCTGTAGTGAACATCAGTTCAAGCAAAAAAGAGACTGTCAGATCCTCTGAAGGAGCGCCTGATCTCGAACCATTCTTCAAGAATGGGCCGTTCAAGGATTTTTTCGGACAGCAGGAACCATTCAAGAAGTTCAAGAAAGGTCCTGGAGGGGGCAGAGAGGTTCATCCTCAAGGGATGGGATCGGGTGTAATAATTTCAGCCGACGGTCTCATCCTGACCAATGCCCACGTAGTAAAAGATTCGGACGAAATTAAAGTAACGATTTCTGACAAAAGATCATTTAACGCGACGGTGAAAGGTATCGATGTCGAGAGCGACATAGCGGTCGTCAAAATTGACGCCAAGGACCTGCCTATAGCTCATCTGGGTGATTCCGACAAACTCCAGGTAGGTGAAATAGTCTTCGCCATCGGTAACCCGTTCGGGCTGAACAGAACGGTAACTTCCGGTATCGTGAGCGCCACAGGTAGAACTAACGTCGGAATAATTGACTATGAAGACTTCATACAGACCGACGCCGCCATTAACCCTGGAAATTCAGGTGGACCGCTTGTGAATATAGACGGTGACGTAATTGGTCTAAACACTGCGATTGCAACAAGGAGCGGCGGTTATCAGGGTATCGGTTTTGCCATTCCTTCGAACTCGGCAAAACTGATTATGGATGACCTGGTCCAGCACGGAAAGGTTAAGCGTGGCCTCCTGGGAGTCAATATTCAGGATATGAATGAATCACTAGCCAAGTCCTTTGGCCGAGGTGACGCGGAGGGCGCTCTTGTGTCACAGGTTATCGAAGGCAGTCCGGCTGAAAAAGCGGGCATCAAGGCAGGCGACATAATACTTAAGTATAACAATGAGGTTGTAAAAGGCGCGGCCAATTTAAAGAACATAGTTGGCAGGGAAAAACCCGGTTCGTCAGCGACGTTGACAATTTACCGTGACAAAAAAACGATGCAGATTCCTGTGAAAATCGCTGAACGTACAGACAAGACCGTGGCTTCTAAAACTGGAAGCGGGAGTTCCACCGCCGAGACATCCAATGATCTTGGAATCGAAATAGAGAAGACGCCTGCGGATGTGGCCTCCAAGATGGATCTTAAAGAAGGCCAGGGCCTATTAGTAAAAGACATTAGCTCTGATGGAGTTGGAGCAAGGATGGGTCTTCGTTCAGGCGACGTGATTCTTGAAGTAGACGGCGCTACTGTTTCGGACGTCGCTTCGTTTAACAAGGCGGTGTCTGAGGCAAAAAAGAATAAGGTTATCAGACTGAAAGTTCAGAGAGGGAAAGCAAAGATTTTCCTTGCCTCTTCCCTGGATTAG
- the xerD gene encoding site-specific tyrosine recombinase XerD, with translation MTLNTNIDSDFREIDAVVTSFLDHAIVNRGLAQLTIESYSSDLKDLTLFLKSRSVLSPTNIQKEHILLFLELLNRQGLTPRTRARKLSCLKGFFKFLIETDQITENPCEYIETPRLPKRIPEYLDQREVEVLISSADLSTPEGARDDAMIELLYGTGLRVSELVGLETYRVDLEIGCVTVMGKGSKERVVPIGLTASSKIMAYYDNIRPMIIGPRRSEYLFVTRKGGPMTRQAFWKIIKKAARTAGILKEISPHTLRHSFATHLVQNEADLRSVQLMLGHADISTTEIYTHVAKTRLKEVHKKAHPRG, from the coding sequence TTGACTCTCAATACAAATATAGACTCAGACTTTCGAGAAATAGATGCGGTGGTGACCTCTTTTTTAGACCACGCGATCGTAAACCGAGGCTTGGCGCAACTGACGATCGAATCATATTCCTCGGATCTTAAAGACTTAACCCTGTTTCTTAAATCAAGAAGCGTATTGTCTCCAACTAACATTCAAAAGGAGCATATCCTCCTTTTCTTGGAACTGCTTAACCGGCAGGGACTCACGCCGAGAACAAGGGCCAGAAAGCTGTCCTGTCTTAAAGGTTTTTTCAAGTTTCTGATAGAAACTGACCAGATCACGGAAAACCCTTGTGAATACATCGAAACGCCGAGGCTGCCAAAGCGTATTCCTGAATATCTTGATCAACGGGAGGTGGAGGTACTGATCTCGTCCGCGGACCTTTCCACCCCTGAGGGCGCCAGAGACGACGCCATGATTGAATTGCTCTATGGTACCGGGTTACGGGTTTCCGAACTGGTGGGGCTTGAGACCTACAGAGTAGATTTGGAAATTGGTTGCGTGACTGTAATGGGAAAGGGCTCCAAGGAGCGGGTAGTCCCCATTGGACTTACGGCGTCAAGCAAAATCATGGCCTATTACGATAACATTCGGCCTATGATTATTGGTCCCCGGAGAAGTGAATATTTGTTTGTAACTCGAAAGGGCGGACCTATGACGCGTCAGGCTTTCTGGAAGATAATCAAGAAGGCGGCTCGAACAGCGGGAATCTTAAAGGAAATTTCTCCTCATACTTTGAGGCATTCATTTGCTACTCACCTCGTACAAAATGAAGCCGACCTCAGGTCTGTCCAACTGATGCTGGGCCACGCCGACATCTCAACAACCGAAATTTACACGCATGTAGCCAAAACAAGGCTGAAGGAAGTTCACAAGAAGGCCCACCCGAGAGGGTAG
- the glnD gene encoding [protein-PII] uridylyltransferase: MRFIFSTHDKAEQIQRIRDAIVAYREVGKTDPANFEMHPVYDELMCQVCDHFLGYWKTDIALIGLGGYGRKEMSPYSDIDLLFLRPENAPEGIYRAIRSILYLLWDARIELGHSVRTVSECRHEADKDLAVLTSLMDIRRVWGSAEIYRSLVVQRDRLIIESDPLDLYLRVEAEIRKSSDKFGHTIYLLEPHLKEGPGSLRYIQLLTWLARMIFGCSNLDDLVVAGLCSAKSVMEIKQGVRFLAETRTRLHFIEGRRDDRLKFDCQALIATEMNFHDAPERPAVENFMREYYRYAAIIDFFGRQLLARARLFLRPKLVSNTKRLEFGASFCLGAGGINFLTPESFGSDSSQLLQAFKLIAETGCDFDIRLVDLIRSKLSQIGDEMINDPSANRLFIEILECRRNVAQTLNTMMKVGFLERFIPAFARIRFLPQYDIYHQYTVDLHTMAVLENIDEMGEPDGPEDETLLRTIFSKLDKPLVLRLAGLFHDIAKGSGSGHEIRGEKIARPILQRLALPLDDIEDVVFLIKNHLAMTHLAFKKDIHDEDLIHRFAENVMFKHRLDLLLLLTYSDLKAVGPTALNSWKKMLLEELYYRTLDVIQGEEGGGDDLSDWVKEIKGAVRELVPVEYRGPRLDDFLSRVSPRYCLDFYPGIIVDHFMDIERRLFQTQRETLGPDDLIAKKIDHTKRGYSSITLILHDQPGLFCKIAGTLSSNKINILSSWTHLIGPVALSTLHVNNIPEGPLDDPERWANFQNDFKRVIAGEIDVDTLVETKRQARGMFTRTTKPRFPIKVEIDNSSSDNATIVEVYAHDRPGLLYDITRRLSGMGLNIVLAKISTEVDQAADIFYIQDQNGNKIIDFDEIDSIREKLVRHLTDMEKDVAEKTFPTQISF; the protein is encoded by the coding sequence GACCCGAAAACGCGCCCGAAGGCATATACAGGGCTATCAGAAGCATCCTTTATCTATTGTGGGACGCGAGAATCGAGCTTGGGCATTCCGTCAGGACTGTGAGTGAATGCAGACACGAGGCGGACAAGGATTTGGCGGTCCTGACTTCTCTCATGGACATCAGAAGAGTTTGGGGATCCGCCGAGATATATAGAAGCCTTGTTGTCCAAAGAGATCGTCTGATAATTGAATCGGATCCTTTAGACCTTTACCTTAGAGTTGAAGCCGAGATCAGAAAATCTTCCGACAAGTTTGGTCACACCATTTACCTGCTTGAGCCACACCTGAAGGAAGGCCCCGGCTCCTTGAGGTACATTCAGCTTCTGACCTGGTTGGCCAGGATGATATTCGGTTGCTCCAACCTGGATGATCTTGTGGTAGCCGGTCTCTGTTCAGCCAAGTCAGTAATGGAAATTAAGCAAGGCGTGCGTTTCCTCGCAGAGACCAGAACCCGTCTCCATTTTATCGAGGGGCGCCGTGATGATCGACTCAAATTTGACTGTCAGGCTCTAATAGCCACGGAGATGAACTTTCATGACGCTCCTGAACGGCCGGCAGTTGAAAATTTTATGAGGGAGTATTACAGATACGCCGCTATTATAGATTTCTTTGGGAGGCAACTGCTCGCCCGAGCAAGGCTATTTCTGAGGCCCAAATTGGTTTCCAACACGAAAAGACTGGAATTCGGGGCGTCATTTTGTCTCGGCGCGGGCGGCATCAATTTCTTGACTCCTGAATCTTTTGGCAGCGATTCAAGCCAACTGCTACAGGCTTTCAAATTAATTGCTGAAACCGGCTGCGATTTTGACATAAGGCTCGTTGACCTGATCCGATCCAAGCTTTCTCAAATCGGCGACGAGATGATTAACGACCCGTCCGCGAATAGACTGTTCATTGAGATACTTGAGTGTCGAAGGAACGTGGCCCAGACATTGAACACAATGATGAAAGTCGGTTTTCTGGAACGATTCATACCGGCCTTCGCAAGGATAAGGTTCCTGCCACAATACGACATTTACCATCAATATACGGTCGATCTCCATACCATGGCCGTACTTGAAAATATCGACGAGATGGGGGAGCCGGACGGACCCGAAGATGAGACGCTGTTGAGAACGATTTTCTCCAAACTGGACAAGCCGTTGGTCCTGCGGCTGGCCGGGCTCTTCCATGATATCGCCAAAGGGAGTGGATCGGGACACGAAATCAGAGGCGAAAAAATCGCAAGACCGATTCTGCAGCGTTTGGCGCTGCCTCTGGATGATATCGAAGATGTGGTGTTTCTAATCAAGAATCACTTGGCGATGACTCATCTCGCTTTCAAGAAAGATATTCATGACGAGGATTTAATTCATCGTTTTGCAGAAAACGTGATGTTTAAACACAGGCTGGATTTGCTGTTACTCCTGACATATTCGGATCTGAAGGCGGTTGGCCCCACTGCGCTCAATTCCTGGAAGAAAATGCTTCTCGAGGAACTGTATTACCGGACACTCGACGTAATTCAGGGCGAAGAAGGCGGTGGAGACGATTTGTCGGACTGGGTAAAGGAGATCAAAGGGGCAGTCAGGGAACTCGTTCCGGTTGAATACAGAGGCCCAAGACTGGATGATTTTCTCTCACGCGTTAGCCCACGTTACTGTCTTGATTTTTACCCGGGAATCATCGTTGATCACTTCATGGATATCGAGAGGCGGCTTTTTCAAACCCAGAGGGAAACATTGGGCCCGGACGATCTGATTGCAAAGAAAATCGACCACACCAAGCGCGGTTACAGTTCAATAACACTAATCCTCCATGACCAACCCGGCCTGTTTTGCAAGATTGCAGGAACACTCTCTTCAAACAAAATAAACATATTGAGTTCCTGGACTCATTTGATAGGTCCAGTTGCGCTGTCTACACTCCATGTAAACAATATTCCTGAAGGTCCTCTTGACGATCCCGAAAGATGGGCAAATTTCCAAAATGATTTCAAGAGGGTGATTGCCGGGGAGATAGATGTAGATACGCTTGTTGAAACCAAGAGGCAAGCGCGAGGCATGTTCACAAGAACGACTAAACCGCGTTTCCCGATAAAGGTCGAGATCGATAACTCTAGTTCAGACAATGCCACGATTGTAGAAGTTTACGCACATGACCGACCCGGGCTACTCTACGATATTACTCGCAGGCTGTCAGGCATGGGTCTAAACATTGTCCTTGCGAAGATCTCAACCGAGGTAGATCAGGCCGCTGACATTTTTTACATACAGGATCAAAATGGGAACAAGATAATCGACTTTGACGAGATTGATTCAATAAGGGAAAAACTAGTAAGACACTTGACAGATATGGAGAAAGACGTTGCTGAAAAAACGTTTCCAACACAAATTTCGTTTTAG